A region of Plutella xylostella chromosome 29, ilPluXylo3.1, whole genome shotgun sequence DNA encodes the following proteins:
- the LOC105391527 gene encoding activating transcription factor 7-interacting protein 1, with the protein MQLILETESLDINTKMSEIDVQSHLDTKSLSNGIVDSIKIVNGELKNKEEIIEKPEPVAEVPENDKCNKVKDDTSSCEKQINVTETKELVNLEKTKDDQIDVKSNESGIDKNANGDLKNGEEMIEKPENVAEFVDKIDDKSGNEEQINTNVTEDLVNSEKIKYDIAELNKNSDDSNDKDEENSNGKETLTEKTGIDTISESSNIEETTKKIVSECNIENKENGHDNGNDTSENVGLENNTEENIKNTPEIHENILEKSLNDNEQPKNMLNNIEINAPDHNETDNETCASTRSVTETVQSMDVELTNSIESKPDKDNIKQKEEISTLNTRNDEEKIVDDSITPINSQLDKESEETTMCSPDAVTEETDGSSDGKFVETMVSNTENNTVTENITIEETTVDDSNNAKDSISEKETVTAKSTGTSEIVESMDVDEEPEITNSKETVDPKHVDTNDGVTDAVSVEKDSQEKTDNPANGKIDEHDCVESPEQIDSSDDCMEVSEVSKETPDGPTKLTSKSVLASEVTETNISSEKTDSTVIVKATERKKSVSGLSNSLNILSDDEEEEPVMSENKKEQNVLNNESEDKCINIEDDDDIMLIDDDTNCKQEISKTESPTVEEIKDVPVKDEELKVEEGGVETTESVKPDVIEKSDSTANIETPKTEESDSDVKVEDAVKDDIPAKVSEKKPIVPPNFLKTFKTNVAEMTREELEEFCLVKIVEGVIDRSNLSEIKAKLKTMSQSMEEWRKKSMMLTKQNRDLQIVLKTVTEEQKKRTDLPITPLKITRSVGMQVFMSDLSNDRAPKRKGQLNANNRPGRPPVNPSPRPAKAPPNTPPASAKPQQIPVPRLVPATNNNSPSKNTKPTSSQVQSSTVSSNSEKTSTPTHNGVKNTTPVKPVEKRPFSSVQSVTVDLTDDEPPHKQVVTSRNAPQPPVRLVAQQQLLTPRGQMQNQTNQSGPRKVYIPINQNTGHIRPGQTIMLKSVPTPPRPRHHAPILRLPNSSGTIRLPRNQTHRHPAPLPDVAKQSQPPNWKSLPPAPDLKISKVENGIVISWKIEGYQEDSYEEIASYQLYAYQETSSPPSTMLWKKIGDVKALPLPMACTLTQFMAGYKYFFAVRAVDVRSRIGPFSLPGSILLLNK; encoded by the exons ATGCAATTAATTTTAGAAACTGAGAGTTTAGATATAAACACTAAAATGTCTGAAATAGACGTTCAATCACACTTAGACACCAAATCTTTGTCAAATGGCATAGTTGATAGTATAAAAATAGTCAACGGagaactgaaaaataaagaagAAATAATTGAAAAGCCAGAGCCTGTGGCTGAGGTTCCAGAAAATGACAAATGTAACAAAGTGAAAGATGACACTTCTAGCTGTGAGAAACAAATTAATGTTACTGAGACAAAAGAATTAGTTAACttagaaaaaacaaaagatgatCAAATAGATGTTAAGTCAAATGAAAGCGGTATTGATAAAAACGCCAATGGAGACCTTAAAAATGGAGAAGAAATGATTGAAAAGCCTGAGAATGTGGCCGAGTTTGTAGACAAAATTGATGACAAATCTGGAAATGAAGAGCAAATAAATACCAATGTAACAGAAGATTTAGTTAActcagaaaaaataaaatatgacattgcggagttaaataaaaacagtgaTGATTCAAACGATAAAGATGAAGAAAATAGTAACGGTAAAGAAACTTTAACTGAAAAGACGGGCATAGATACAATTAGTGAAAGTTCAAATATTGAAGAAACTACAAAGAAAATCGTAAGTGAATgcaatattgaaaataaagaaaatggtcatgaTAACGGCAATGATACATCTGAGAATGTTGGTTTAGAAAACAATACAgaagaaaatattaagaatacacCGGAAATCCATGAAAACATTTTggaaaaaagtttaaatgaTAATGAACAACCTAAAAATATGCTGAACAACATTGAGATAAACGCACCTGATCATAACGAGACTGATAATGAAACTTGTGCCTCAACTAGATCGGTGACTGAAACTGTCCAAAGCATGGATGTGGAATTGACAAACAGTATCGAAAGTAAACCCGATAAAGATAACATAAAACAGAAAGAAGAAATTAGTACACTCAATACTAGAAACGACGAGGAGAAAATAGTCGACGATAGTATTACACCAATAAACAGTCAGTTAGATAAAGAATCCGAAGAAACTACTATGTGTTCTCCTGATGCAGTTACTGAAGAAACTGATGGTAGTAGTGATGGAAAGTTTGTTGAAACTATGGTATCTAATACTGAAAATAACACCGTTACGGAAAACATAACCATTGAAGAAACAACAGTTGATGACAGCAATAATGCCAAAGACAGTATATCTGAAAAGGAAACGGTAACTGCAAAAAGTACTGGTACATCTGAAATAGTTGAAAGTATGGACGTCGATGAAGAACCTGAGATTACAAATTCAAAGGAAACTGTAGATCCCAAACACGTTGATACAAATGATGGGGTGACCGATGCAGTAAGCGTTGAAAAAGATTCGCAGGAAAAGACAGATAACCCAGCAAATGGAAAAATCGACGAACATGATTGTGTTGAAAGTCCAGAACAAATTGATAGCTCTGACGATTGTATGGAAGTCAGTGAAGTAAGCAAAGAAACTCCTGATGGGCCTACAAAACTTACAAGTAAATCAGTTCTTGCATCTGAAGTGACCGAGACTAATATAAGTAGTGAAAAGACTGATTCTACTGTAATAGTTAAAGCCacagaaagaaaaaagagTGTAAGTGGGCTTTCAAATAgtcttaatattttatctgaTGATGAGGAAGAAGAACCAGTTATGTCGGAAAATAAAAAGgaacaaaatgtattgaataatGAGTCAGAAGATAAGTGTATAAATAtagaagatgatgatgatatcatGTTGATTGATGATGATACAAATTGTAAACAAGAGATTTCTAAGACTGAATCCCCTACAGTAGAAGAAATTAAAGATGTACCTGTTAAAGATGAAGAATTGAAAGTTGAAGAAGGTGGCGTTGAAACTACAGAGAGTGTGAAACCAGATGTAATAGAAAAAAGCG actCCACTGCAAACATTGAGACACCCAAGACGGAAGAATCAGATTCTGATGTCAAAGTAGAAGATGCTGTTAAAGATGATATACCTGCTAAAGTCTCAGAAAAAAAGCCAATAGTTCCCCCAAACTTCTTGAAGACATTCAAAACCAATGTCGCTGAAATGACCAGGGAAGAACTAGAAGAATTTTGTCTCGTAAAAATAGTTGAAGGTGTTATTGATCGCAGCAATTTGAGTGAGATAAaagcaaaactaaaaactatgtCACAGTCTATGGAAGAGTGGCGGAAAAAATCTATGATGCTGACCAAACAGAATAGAGACTTACAAATTGTTCTAAAAACTGTAACGGAGGAGCAAAAGAAGCGAACTGATCTGCCTATTACACCTTTGAAGATTACTCGCTCGGTTGGCATGCAGGTATTCATGTCCGACCTCAGTAATGACAGAGCACCAAAACGGAAGGGTCAATTGAATGCTAACAATAGACCTGGTAGGCCACCGGTCAACCCGAGTCCAAGGCCGGCCAAAGCTCCCCCTAACACCCCACCAGCCAGCGCCAAGCCCCAACAGATACCCGTGCCGAGACTAGTACCCGCAACTAACAACAACTCCCCCTCTAAGAACACGAAGCCTACCTCATCACAAGTCCAAAGCTCGACCGTCAGTAGTAATAGTGAAAAAACTTCTACTCCAACACATAATGGGGTTAAGAACACCACCCCAGTGAAACCTGTGGAGAAAAGGCCATTCAGCAGTGTCCAGTCGGTGACAGTTGACTTGACGGACGACGAACCTCCTCATAAGCAAGTGGTGACTTCGAGGAACGCCCCGCAACCACCGGTCAGGCTGGTCGCGCAACAACAACTGCTAACGCCTCGCGGGCAGATGCAAAACCAAACAAACCAATCTGGACCTCGAAAAGTGTACATTCCTATCAACCAAAACACAGGCCACATCAGGCCTGGACAAACTATCATGTTGAAGTCCGTACCAACAC ctCCTCGACCTAGACATCATGCGCCGATACTTCGGCTACCGAACAGCTCTGGTACTATCAGATTACCTCGAAATCAGACGCATCGGCATCCGGCGCCGCTGCCAGATGTGGCCAAGCAGTCGCAGCCGCCTAACTGGAAGTCGCTGCCCCCCGCCCCTGACCTAAAGATATCCAAGGTGGAAAATGGAATCGTCATCTCCTGGAAGATCGAAGGGTACCAAGAAGACAGTTACGAAGAGATAGCAAGCTATCAACTGTACGCCTATCAAGAGACCTCCTCGCCCCCTAGTACTATGTTGTGGAAAAAGATTGGCGACGTGAAAGCACTGCCTCTGCCCATGGCCTGCACTCTCACTCAGTTCATGGCGGGGTACAAATACTTCTTCGCGGTGAGGGCAGTCGATGTCCGATCTCGCATCGGGCCCTTCAGTCTGCCCGGAAGCATACTTTTGCTGAACAAATAA